A single region of the Variovorax paradoxus genome encodes:
- a CDS encoding IclR family transcriptional regulator domain-containing protein, whose product MSTDLTDLSPAPPGLDKRDWIAGLERGVSIIEAFDDAHPRLTASQAGERTGMTRTAARRYLLTLQHMGYVASDGKLFWLTPRVLRLGQSYLDSARLPRIVQPFLQRVAAGTNEIAYLSVMDGDEVVYIARNGPNRSMSTGYVLGARVPAQVTAAGMLMLALRGDAELAEWLATRELQVFTSHTIASKERMKLELARIRAQGWALSEQQLDLNSRGIAVPLRDRHGMLLGALNITMPMGHESSEDAVARVLPVLRETAQAMRNLI is encoded by the coding sequence ATGAGCACCGATCTCACCGACCTTTCCCCCGCGCCGCCAGGGCTCGACAAGCGCGACTGGATCGCCGGCCTGGAGCGCGGCGTGAGCATCATCGAAGCCTTCGACGACGCCCACCCTCGCCTGACCGCCAGCCAGGCCGGCGAGCGCACCGGCATGACGCGCACGGCCGCGCGCCGCTATCTGCTGACGCTGCAGCACATGGGCTATGTGGCAAGCGACGGCAAGCTGTTCTGGCTCACGCCGCGTGTATTGCGGCTGGGCCAGTCGTACCTCGATTCGGCGCGGCTGCCGCGCATCGTCCAGCCGTTTCTGCAGCGGGTGGCTGCCGGCACCAACGAAATTGCCTACCTCAGCGTGATGGACGGCGACGAGGTCGTCTACATCGCGCGCAACGGCCCCAACCGCAGCATGAGCACCGGCTACGTGCTCGGCGCACGCGTGCCGGCGCAGGTTACGGCCGCAGGCATGCTGATGCTGGCACTGCGCGGCGACGCCGAATTGGCCGAGTGGCTCGCCACGCGCGAACTGCAAGTGTTCACCTCGCACACCATCGCAAGCAAGGAGCGCATGAAGCTCGAGTTGGCGCGCATTCGCGCACAAGGCTGGGCGCTGTCGGAGCAGCAGCTCGACCTGAACTCGCGCGGCATTGCGGTGCCGCTGCGCGACAGGCACGGCATGCTCCTGGGCGCGCTCAACATCACCATGCCCATGGGCCACGAGAGCTCCGAGGACGCGGTGGCGCGCGTGCTGCCGGTGCTGCGCGAGACGGCGCAAGCCATGCGCAACCTGATCTGA
- a CDS encoding ATP-binding cassette domain-containing protein produces the protein MNAVANPKSAKIVMQAKGLVKRYGQVTALDGVDFELREGEILAVIGDNGAGKSSLIKALSGAVVPDEGEILLDGAPVHFRNPLDARRAGIETVYQDLAVAPAMTIYENLFLGRELRRPGFMGNVLRMLDKKKMLQESAARMADLKVGIQSMTQAVETLSGGQRQCVAVARSAAFARHVVIMDEPTAALGVKEGNMVLELIRRVRDRGLPVVLISHNMPHVFEVADRIHVARLGKRAAVLNPKNISMSDTVAVMTGAMTADQLPAEAHA, from the coding sequence ATGAACGCCGTAGCCAATCCCAAATCCGCCAAGATCGTGATGCAGGCCAAGGGCCTGGTGAAGCGCTACGGCCAGGTGACGGCGCTCGACGGTGTCGACTTCGAGCTGCGCGAAGGAGAAATCCTCGCGGTGATCGGCGACAACGGCGCGGGCAAGTCTTCGCTCATCAAGGCACTCTCGGGCGCGGTGGTGCCCGACGAAGGCGAGATCCTGCTCGACGGTGCGCCGGTGCATTTTCGCAACCCACTCGACGCGCGCCGCGCGGGCATCGAGACGGTCTACCAAGACCTGGCCGTGGCACCCGCCATGACCATCTACGAGAACCTCTTTCTCGGCCGCGAGCTGCGCCGCCCGGGCTTCATGGGCAACGTGCTGCGCATGCTCGACAAGAAAAAGATGCTGCAGGAAAGCGCCGCCCGCATGGCGGACCTGAAGGTCGGCATCCAGTCGATGACGCAGGCGGTCGAAACGCTTTCGGGCGGACAGCGCCAATGCGTGGCGGTGGCGCGCAGCGCGGCCTTCGCGCGGCACGTGGTCATCATGGACGAGCCCACCGCCGCACTCGGCGTGAAGGAAGGCAACATGGTGCTCGAGCTGATCCGCCGCGTGCGCGACCGCGGGCTGCCGGTGGTGCTCATCAGCCACAACATGCCGCATGTGTTCGAAGTGGCCGACCGCATCCATGTGGCGCGGCTCGGCAAGCGTGCGGCGGTGCTCAATCCGAAGAACATCAGCATGAGCGATACGGTGGCGGTGATGACCGGCGCCATGACGGCCGACCAACTGCCCGCGGAGGCGCATGCCTGA
- a CDS encoding ROK family transcriptional regulator, translated as MPDAEVAMRPPDLLRPRGSNQVGMRQFNERVVLQALRVHTSLPKAELARLTGLSAQTIGLITARLEEDQLIVKQGRVRGRIGQPSVPLALNPDGAFAIGIKVGRRGAEWLLIDFAAQVRERHAVSYDFPDAQALLPAIAEHIHRLRDGLGPLAVRNVGVGLAAPFLLGGWHRTLGLSKAQSDEWNQMDLLAEVRARTDVPVSFARDTVAACVAELVGGRGHDLKSFLYIFVDTFVGGGLVIDSHLHTGAHGNAGALASLPMQSVRSGGALPPQVMAEASLWELEQRLQAGGLDTTAAYDDRALQPPHAAVTQAWLGSASLALAHAIVSSTAVLDLADVVMDGSMSRSLLQALLEQTRAALAQCNWEGLWPPQLHGGRLGAQACALGGAMLPLHANFAPDHDVFLKAA; from the coding sequence ATGCCTGATGCAGAAGTCGCTATGCGCCCGCCCGATCTGCTGCGCCCGCGCGGCTCCAATCAGGTGGGCATGCGCCAGTTCAACGAGCGCGTGGTGCTGCAGGCCCTGCGCGTTCACACCAGCCTGCCGAAGGCCGAGCTCGCGCGGCTTACCGGGCTGAGCGCGCAGACCATCGGGCTCATTACCGCCCGGCTCGAGGAAGACCAGCTCATCGTCAAGCAGGGCCGCGTGCGCGGCCGCATCGGGCAGCCTTCGGTGCCGCTGGCGCTGAACCCCGACGGTGCCTTTGCCATCGGCATCAAGGTGGGACGCCGCGGCGCCGAATGGTTGCTGATCGACTTTGCCGCGCAGGTGCGCGAGCGGCATGCCGTGAGCTACGACTTTCCGGATGCGCAGGCGCTGCTGCCCGCCATTGCCGAGCACATCCATCGCCTGCGCGACGGGCTCGGGCCGCTGGCTGTGCGCAACGTGGGCGTGGGGCTGGCCGCACCTTTCCTTCTTGGCGGCTGGCACCGCACGCTGGGCCTGTCGAAGGCGCAGTCGGACGAGTGGAACCAGATGGACCTGCTGGCCGAGGTGAGGGCGCGCACCGATGTGCCGGTGAGCTTTGCGCGGGACACGGTCGCCGCCTGCGTGGCCGAGCTGGTCGGCGGGCGAGGGCACGACCTGAAGAGCTTCCTGTACATCTTCGTCGACACCTTCGTGGGCGGCGGGCTGGTCATCGATTCGCACCTGCACACCGGCGCACACGGCAACGCGGGTGCACTGGCTTCGCTGCCGATGCAGTCGGTGCGCTCCGGTGGCGCACTGCCGCCGCAGGTGATGGCCGAGGCTTCGCTGTGGGAACTGGAGCAGCGGCTGCAAGCCGGAGGGCTGGACACCACTGCGGCCTACGACGACCGCGCGCTGCAGCCGCCGCATGCCGCGGTCACGCAGGCGTGGCTGGGCTCCGCTTCGCTGGCATTGGCGCATGCCATCGTGAGCAGCACGGCGGTGCTCGACCTCGCCGATGTGGTGATGGATGGTTCGATGTCACGCTCGCTGCTGCAGGCGCTGCTCGAACAGACGCGCGCGGCGCTGGCCCAGTGCAATTGGGAGGGGCTCTGGCCGCCGCAGCTGCATGGGGGCAGGCTGGGCGCGCAGGCCTGTGCGCTGGGCGGGGCAATGCTGCCGCTGCACGCCAATTTCGCGCCCGACCACGATGTGTTCTTGAAAGCGGCCTGA
- a CDS encoding ABC transporter permease gives MAKSPTHHIPWGALGPWLALLGACIFFATQSDRFLTGGNLSLIMQQVMVVGVIAIGQTLIILTAGIDLSCGMVMALGSIIMTKFATELGLPVPVAILCGIGVTTLFGLLNGLLVTRIKLPPFIVTLGTLNIAFAITQLYSSSQTITDLPSGLTGLGTTFTIGNAEVAWGAVLMLVLYALAWFVLRETAAGRHIYAVGNNAEATRLVGIPTQRVLLGVYVAAGVLYGVASLLSVARTGVGDPNAGQTENLDAITAVVLGGTSLFGGRGIVLGSLIGVLIVGVFRNGLTLMGVSSIYQVLVTGVLVILAVAADQLSRRGAR, from the coding sequence ATGGCGAAATCTCCGACGCACCATATTCCGTGGGGCGCCCTGGGGCCGTGGCTGGCCCTGCTTGGCGCATGCATCTTCTTTGCGACCCAGTCCGACCGCTTTCTGACGGGCGGCAACCTCTCGCTGATCATGCAGCAGGTGATGGTGGTCGGCGTGATCGCCATCGGCCAGACGCTGATCATTCTCACGGCGGGCATCGACCTGTCGTGCGGCATGGTGATGGCGCTGGGCAGCATCATCATGACCAAGTTCGCCACCGAGCTCGGCCTGCCGGTGCCGGTGGCCATCCTGTGCGGCATTGGCGTGACCACATTGTTCGGCCTGCTCAACGGCCTGCTGGTCACGCGCATCAAGCTGCCGCCTTTCATCGTGACGCTGGGTACGCTGAACATCGCATTCGCGATCACGCAGCTGTATTCGTCGTCGCAGACCATCACCGACTTGCCCTCCGGCCTCACCGGGCTGGGCACCACCTTCACCATCGGCAATGCCGAAGTGGCGTGGGGCGCGGTGCTGATGCTGGTGCTGTATGCGCTTGCTTGGTTTGTGCTGCGCGAAACGGCCGCAGGCCGGCACATCTATGCGGTGGGCAACAACGCCGAGGCCACGCGCCTGGTGGGCATTCCCACGCAACGCGTGCTGCTGGGCGTGTATGTGGCCGCGGGCGTGCTCTATGGCGTTGCCTCGCTGCTGTCGGTTGCGCGCACCGGCGTGGGCGACCCGAATGCGGGGCAAACCGAAAACCTCGACGCCATCACGGCCGTGGTGCTCGGCGGCACCAGCCTGTTCGGCGGGCGCGGCATCGTGCTGGGCTCGCTCATCGGCGTGCTCATCGTCGGCGTGTTCCGCAACGGGCTCACGCTCATGGGCGTGTCGTCGATCTACCAGGTGCTGGTAACGGGCGTGCTGGTAATTCTTGCGGTGGCGGCCGATCAACTCTCGCGCCGGGGAGCACGCTGA
- a CDS encoding sugar ABC transporter substrate-binding protein — translation MLSSRSILALAALSLAASSAAFAADQPVIGLVTKTETNPFFVKMKEGAQEEAKKLGAKLLSGAGKADGDNAGQITAMENMIAAGAKTILITPSDAKAIVPAIKKARDKGIMVIALDSPADPPEATDALFATNNYTAGVLIGEYAKAAMAGKPAKIVALDLLPGHPVGAQRHNGFMKGFGLQANDAKSNELSKAPEIVCMADSFGDQAKAQTAMENCLQRAPDVNLVYTINEPAAAGAYNALKRAGKEKGVMIVSVDGGCQGIKDTNAGVIAATSQQYPLKMAAMGVAAGVEYAKTGKKASGYVDTGVTLIAGKSVPGVDSKDTKTGAELCWGKK, via the coding sequence ATGCTCAGCTCCCGCTCCATCCTGGCCCTGGCGGCCCTGTCCCTGGCTGCTTCGTCTGCCGCCTTTGCCGCCGACCAGCCGGTCATCGGCCTAGTTACCAAGACTGAAACCAACCCCTTTTTCGTCAAGATGAAAGAGGGCGCGCAGGAAGAGGCCAAGAAGCTCGGCGCCAAGCTGCTTTCGGGCGCGGGCAAGGCCGATGGCGACAACGCGGGCCAGATCACGGCCATGGAAAACATGATTGCCGCGGGCGCCAAGACCATCCTCATCACGCCGAGCGACGCCAAGGCCATCGTGCCGGCGATCAAGAAGGCGCGCGACAAGGGCATCATGGTGATTGCGCTCGACAGCCCGGCCGATCCGCCGGAGGCGACCGATGCGCTCTTCGCCACCAACAACTACACAGCCGGTGTGCTGATCGGCGAATACGCCAAGGCCGCGATGGCCGGCAAGCCGGCGAAGATCGTCGCGCTCGACCTGCTGCCGGGCCACCCGGTGGGTGCGCAGCGGCACAACGGCTTCATGAAGGGCTTTGGCCTGCAAGCCAACGACGCCAAGTCGAACGAGCTCTCGAAGGCGCCTGAAATCGTGTGCATGGCCGACAGCTTCGGCGACCAGGCCAAAGCGCAGACGGCGATGGAAAACTGCCTGCAAAGGGCGCCCGACGTGAACCTGGTCTACACCATCAACGAGCCCGCCGCGGCCGGTGCCTACAACGCGCTGAAGCGCGCCGGCAAGGAGAAGGGCGTGATGATCGTTTCGGTCGACGGCGGTTGCCAGGGCATCAAGGACACCAACGCCGGCGTCATTGCGGCCACTTCGCAGCAGTACCCGCTCAAGATGGCGGCCATGGGCGTGGCGGCGGGCGTGGAATATGCCAAGACGGGCAAGAAGGCCTCGGGCTATGTCGACACCGGCGTGACCCTCATCGCCGGCAAGAGCGTGCCGGGCGTCGACAGCAAGGACACCAAGACCGGCGCCGAGCTGTGCTGGGGCAAGAAGTAA
- a CDS encoding Bug family tripartite tricarboxylate transporter substrate binding protein — protein sequence MSDDFLPTDQQSTRRQWLQGGGALALGGLLPSVASAQAAWPSKSIRFVVPFAPGGSSEIVARSTAAELSRTLGQSVFVDNKPGAAGNIAMSEVARATDQHTLILGHIGTLAVNPYIFAKLPYDANKDFKPASLLAKVPSLYVVHPDVPAQNLKEFIAYAKSKPGKLSYGSAGNGSAGHLAFEYLKMTANVFMLHVPYRGTGPMVTDLLSGRLDASAIGAAAILPFIKSGKVRCIATGSAKRLPQLPDVGTVAEQGFPGFEMTQWYGMLAPASIEPAQLAKLSAETMKAVKSPDSMQRLTGDAAEAIGGTPEQFAQFIAAEQARWQKVIARANIKPD from the coding sequence ATGTCCGACGACTTCCTCCCGACCGACCAACAGTCCACTCGCCGCCAATGGCTGCAAGGCGGCGGCGCGCTGGCGCTCGGCGGCCTGCTGCCTTCGGTGGCCTCCGCCCAGGCCGCCTGGCCCAGCAAGTCGATCCGCTTCGTGGTGCCTTTTGCACCTGGCGGCAGTTCGGAAATCGTGGCGCGCTCCACGGCCGCCGAACTTTCGCGCACGCTGGGGCAGAGCGTGTTCGTCGACAACAAGCCCGGCGCCGCCGGCAACATTGCCATGAGCGAGGTGGCGCGTGCCACCGACCAGCACACCTTGATCCTCGGGCACATCGGCACGCTCGCGGTCAACCCCTACATCTTTGCCAAGCTGCCCTACGACGCGAACAAGGACTTCAAGCCCGCGAGCCTGCTGGCCAAGGTGCCCAGCTTGTATGTGGTGCACCCGGACGTACCGGCGCAGAACCTGAAGGAATTCATCGCCTACGCCAAGTCGAAGCCCGGCAAGCTGAGCTACGGCTCCGCGGGCAACGGCAGCGCGGGCCACCTGGCCTTCGAGTACCTGAAGATGACGGCCAACGTCTTCATGCTGCATGTGCCCTACCGCGGCACCGGGCCGATGGTGACCGACCTGCTCTCGGGCCGCCTCGATGCCTCGGCCATCGGTGCGGCGGCCATTCTTCCGTTCATCAAGAGCGGCAAAGTGCGTTGCATTGCCACGGGTTCGGCCAAGCGTTTGCCGCAGTTACCCGACGTGGGCACGGTGGCCGAGCAAGGCTTTCCGGGCTTCGAGATGACGCAGTGGTACGGCATGCTTGCGCCGGCCAGCATCGAGCCCGCGCAGCTGGCCAAGCTCTCTGCCGAAACCATGAAGGCAGTGAAGTCGCCCGACTCGATGCAGCGGCTGACGGGCGATGCGGCCGAGGCCATCGGCGGCACGCCCGAGCAGTTCGCGCAATTCATTGCGGCCGAGCAGGCCCGCTGGCAAAAGGTCATTGCAAGGGCCAACATCAAGCCGGACTGA
- a CDS encoding tripartite tricarboxylate transporter substrate binding protein: MTTFFKTLRTVLAVGGIAAAASAALAQGYPARELSGVIQWGAGGATDVVSRAITPHVEEALGKKIVLQNKPGGVGAIATNFVNQQPSDGYTVLYGAENPQLHPVLGISELDYSKFYPVTIIARGVVLVVANKDKPWKSMKDLLAEAQANPGKIKMGSTGSGGLPFSVSSMIGTVAKMPVTAVPFDGDGPGVTALQGGHIDFMIVGAGAAAEHIKAGRLKALAVLGTEARDGVPPITDAVPGIAKYLPWGPFYGVFVKRDVPEDARNKLVAAYKKAGDNAQFKELMAARGNVMMNISGAEAEAFLKKWQSVTAWTYQEVGAAKKSPADLGIPKP; the protein is encoded by the coding sequence ATGACAACCTTTTTCAAGACCCTGCGGACCGTTCTGGCCGTTGGCGGCATTGCGGCGGCAGCTAGCGCCGCGCTGGCCCAGGGCTACCCGGCGCGCGAGCTGTCGGGTGTGATCCAGTGGGGCGCCGGCGGTGCCACCGACGTGGTTTCGCGTGCCATTACGCCGCACGTCGAAGAGGCGCTGGGCAAGAAGATCGTGCTGCAGAACAAGCCGGGCGGCGTGGGTGCCATTGCTACCAACTTCGTCAACCAGCAGCCTTCCGACGGCTACACCGTGCTGTATGGCGCGGAGAACCCGCAGCTGCACCCGGTGCTCGGGATCAGCGAACTCGACTACAGCAAGTTCTACCCGGTCACCATCATCGCGCGCGGCGTGGTGCTGGTGGTTGCCAACAAGGACAAGCCCTGGAAGTCGATGAAGGACCTGCTTGCCGAAGCGCAGGCCAATCCGGGCAAGATCAAGATGGGCTCCACGGGGTCGGGCGGCTTGCCGTTCTCCGTCTCGTCGATGATCGGCACGGTCGCGAAGATGCCCGTCACGGCCGTTCCGTTCGATGGCGACGGCCCCGGCGTCACGGCACTGCAGGGCGGGCACATCGACTTCATGATCGTGGGCGCCGGCGCGGCGGCCGAGCACATCAAGGCCGGCCGCCTGAAGGCGCTGGCCGTGCTGGGCACCGAAGCGCGCGACGGCGTGCCGCCCATCACCGATGCGGTTCCCGGCATTGCCAAGTACCTGCCCTGGGGCCCGTTCTACGGCGTGTTCGTGAAGCGCGACGTGCCCGAAGATGCGCGCAACAAGCTCGTGGCCGCCTACAAGAAGGCCGGAGACAACGCGCAGTTCAAGGAGCTGATGGCTGCGCGCGGCAACGTGATGATGAACATCTCGGGTGCCGAGGCCGAAGCCTTCCTCAAGAAGTGGCAATCGGTCACGGCCTGGACCTACCAGGAAGTCGGCGCCGCCAAGAAGAGCCCGGCCGACCTCGGCATTCCCAAGCCCTGA
- a CDS encoding shikimate dehydrogenase family protein, translating into MTTSITGSTLAYLIPGDPVRNVRLPRMFNAVFERFGIDAVLVPMQVPLRDFAVFLKSAFLARNVRGMVIAPPHKPLAVDLLDGCGLFGRVAGSVNVVRRIENNELEGDLFDGEGLLGALDHFNIPFRGKRVLILGAGVSAAAIGVALAEGGTVDGAEHIALYDTSSGKAAGVAAKLDAFFDANVVAVDSNAPEGYDLVINATSQGLEETDALPVDVARMERHAALFDILLRNQPTPLVRAARARGLNAQAGFEMLIQQMPHYFAYFGHAEAAQGLRKDADFLREIIYPPAMQAEIRQPLRYQSPSVA; encoded by the coding sequence ATGACCACCTCCATCACCGGCAGCACCCTGGCGTACCTGATTCCCGGCGACCCTGTGCGCAACGTGCGCCTGCCGCGGATGTTCAACGCCGTGTTCGAGCGCTTCGGCATCGACGCGGTGCTGGTGCCCATGCAGGTGCCGCTGCGCGACTTTGCGGTGTTCCTCAAGTCGGCCTTCCTGGCCCGCAACGTGCGCGGCATGGTCATTGCGCCGCCGCACAAGCCGCTGGCGGTCGACCTGCTCGACGGCTGCGGCCTGTTCGGCCGGGTGGCGGGCTCGGTCAACGTGGTGCGCCGCATAGAGAACAACGAACTCGAAGGCGACCTGTTCGACGGCGAAGGCCTGCTGGGCGCGCTCGACCACTTCAACATTCCGTTCCGCGGCAAGCGGGTGCTGATTCTGGGGGCCGGCGTGAGCGCGGCGGCCATTGGCGTTGCGCTGGCCGAAGGCGGCACGGTCGACGGCGCGGAGCACATCGCCCTCTACGACACCTCGTCCGGCAAGGCGGCCGGCGTGGCGGCCAAGCTCGACGCATTCTTCGATGCCAACGTGGTGGCGGTCGACAGCAACGCACCCGAGGGCTACGACCTGGTCATCAATGCCACGTCGCAGGGGCTGGAAGAGACTGATGCGCTGCCAGTCGACGTTGCGCGCATGGAGCGCCACGCCGCGCTGTTCGACATCTTGCTGCGCAACCAGCCGACGCCGCTGGTGCGCGCCGCGCGTGCCCGCGGGCTCAACGCCCAGGCCGGCTTCGAGATGCTGATCCAGCAGATGCCGCACTACTTTGCGTACTTCGGCCATGCCGAGGCGGCGCAGGGTCTGCGCAAGGACGCGGATTTTCTGCGCGAGATCATCTATCCGCCCGCCATGCAGGCCGAGATTCGCCAGCCCCTGCGCTACCAATCCCCGAGCGTGGCTTGA
- a CDS encoding pentapeptide repeat-containing protein — translation MSSQLIILAHDMWRKGAGGAPAGLVGQADSFAYAGLDLDLAQFAGSAFAGTSFAATSFKQAGWSACQFTGCNFTQCDFSGISVTGCTFVNCSFSESQFNAARLSGSTFTGCTWTGLSFDGGSWSQVDVLDCRGHRVTASNLRGQQVNFTGSHFEELEFSNAVINS, via the coding sequence ATGAGCTCGCAGCTGATCATCCTGGCGCACGACATGTGGCGCAAAGGCGCGGGCGGAGCGCCGGCGGGTCTGGTGGGGCAGGCCGACAGCTTCGCATACGCGGGCCTCGACCTGGACCTGGCGCAGTTCGCCGGCTCGGCTTTCGCGGGCACCAGCTTCGCCGCCACCAGCTTCAAGCAAGCGGGCTGGAGCGCCTGCCAGTTCACGGGCTGCAACTTCACGCAGTGCGACTTCAGCGGCATATCGGTTACCGGCTGCACCTTCGTCAATTGCAGCTTCAGCGAGTCGCAGTTCAATGCCGCGCGACTGAGCGGCTCGACATTCACCGGCTGCACCTGGACCGGCCTCAGCTTCGACGGCGGCTCCTGGTCGCAGGTCGATGTGCTCGACTGCCGCGGCCACCGCGTCACTGCGAGCAACCTCCGCGGTCAGCAAGTGAACTTTACCGGCAGCCATTTCGAAGAGCTTGAATTCAGCAATGCCGTCATCAACAGCTGA
- a CDS encoding shikimate dehydrogenase family protein, producing MISGKTTLIAHLGYPTESFKAPMIYNPWFDKQGIDAVVVPTGARPEDYPAVLKALFQLTNLRGALVTMPHKITTMSLVDEVTPTARIAGACNAVLKRPDGTLLGDQFDGAGFVRGVERKGRLFKGTRVLISGAGGVGSAIAASVAAAGAAQLMLFDASNASADALAGRLRDHYPQLRVETGSKDPAGFDVVVNATPLGMKEDDPLPFDVERIAPSTFVGEVVMKTEYTPLLQAALDKGCAVQVGTDMLFEMIPAYLEFFGFGTATADELRAVARISY from the coding sequence ATGATTTCCGGCAAGACCACGCTCATCGCGCACCTCGGCTATCCGACCGAGAGCTTCAAGGCGCCAATGATCTACAACCCCTGGTTCGACAAACAGGGCATCGATGCAGTCGTGGTGCCGACGGGCGCCAGGCCCGAGGACTACCCCGCGGTGCTGAAGGCCCTGTTCCAGCTCACCAACCTGCGCGGCGCACTGGTCACCATGCCGCACAAGATCACCACGATGTCGCTGGTCGACGAGGTCACGCCGACAGCGCGCATCGCAGGCGCCTGCAACGCGGTGCTCAAGCGTCCCGACGGCACCTTGCTGGGCGACCAGTTCGACGGTGCCGGCTTCGTGCGCGGCGTGGAGCGAAAGGGCCGCCTTTTCAAGGGAACGCGCGTGCTGATCTCCGGCGCGGGCGGCGTGGGCTCGGCCATTGCGGCATCGGTGGCGGCGGCGGGCGCCGCGCAGCTGATGCTTTTCGACGCCAGCAACGCGTCGGCCGACGCATTGGCTGGGCGCCTGCGCGACCACTATCCGCAACTGCGCGTGGAAACGGGTTCGAAAGATCCGGCCGGCTTCGACGTGGTGGTCAACGCTACGCCGCTGGGCATGAAGGAGGACGACCCGCTGCCCTTCGACGTGGAGCGCATCGCGCCTTCGACCTTCGTCGGAGAAGTCGTCATGAAGACCGAATACACGCCGCTGCTGCAGGCCGCCCTCGACAAGGGTTGCGCCGTGCAGGTGGGCACCGACATGCTGTTCGAGATGATTCCCGCATACCTCGAGTTCTTCGGCTTCGGCACGGCCACGGCCGACGAGCTGCGCGCGGTTGCGCGGATCAGCTATTGA